From one Brachypodium distachyon strain Bd21 chromosome 4, Brachypodium_distachyon_v3.0, whole genome shotgun sequence genomic stretch:
- the LOC104584525 gene encoding uncharacterized protein LOC104584525 — translation MFRMYPPCVYGLHNTLVERYKLESTREMSSVEALAMFLWTVGGPESVTQVKNRFKRSKETIHRKFKHVLGCLNQLPADIIKPRDPQFPTVHERLQDSRFSPHFNGCIGAIDGTHVRVVVPAEDIANHVGRYGYPTQNVMAVCDFDMRFTSIVAGWTGSAHDTRIFKDTLITYSENFPHPPPGRYYLVDSGYPNQTGYLAPYEGQKYHLLEFRRGIEEGRHPTGKKEIFNHAHSQLRNVIERSFGVLKMKWRILLHVPSYAIEMFYKCDKDENYMPENIEPTPSVGLPDLRQGVNTANLDVVRESIANGLIGR, via the exons ATGTTCAGAATGTATCCACCTTGTGTTTATGGACTGCATAACACATTGGTGGAACGCTACAAATTGGAGTCAACTAGGGAGATGTCTTCAGTGGAGGCACTAGCTATGTTTCTATGGACAGTTGGAGGTCCTGAATCGGTGACCCAAGTCAAGAACCGCTTCAAGCGGTCCAAAGAAACAATCCACCGGAAGTTCAAACATGTCTTGGGTTGCTTGAACCAACTACCAGCAGATATCATCAAACCAAGAGATCCTCAGTTTCCAACAGTGCATGAAAGGCTCCAGGACTCTAGATTCTCACCCCATTTCAATGGTTGCATAGGCGCAATTGATGGGACACACGTACGTGTTGTCGTGCCGGCTGAAGATATTGCCAACCATGTAGGAAGGTATGGATATCCCACACAGAATGTGATGGCTGTGTGTGACTTTGACATGAGGTTCACCTCAATAGTTGCGGGATGGACAGGATCGGCGCATGACACAAGGATATTCAAAGACACGTTGATAACTTATTCAGAAAACTTCCCACATCCACCTCCAG GGAGGTACTATTTGGTTGACTCTGGTTATCCGAATCAGACCGGATATCTTGCTCCATACGAAGGACAAAAGTACCATTTGCTGGAGTTCCGAAGAGGCATTGAAGAAGGTCGACACCCAACTGGTAAAAAAGAAATCTTCAATCATGCTCATTCACAACTTCGAAATGTCATCGAGCGCTCTTTTGGTGTGTTGAAGATGAAATGGCGCATCTTACTACATGTGCCTTCTTATGCAATTGAGATGTTCTACAAATGTGACAAAGATGAGAACTATATGCCGGAAAACATAGAACCTACACCATCAGTGGGCCTTCCTGATCTTCGTCAAGGAGTCAATACTGCCAACTTGGATGTGGTTCGTGAAAGTATTGCTAATGGTTTGATAGGTCGATAG